Proteins from a single region of Antechinus flavipes isolate AdamAnt ecotype Samford, QLD, Australia chromosome 2, AdamAnt_v2, whole genome shotgun sequence:
- the LOC127546980 gene encoding olfactory receptor 13A1-like, with product MASQNQSSVAEFILQSFSDNPRIQILIFILFLGLFIVAFTGNSLIILVITLNPGLHTPMYFFLVNLALLDVLSTSTVVPKLLQNLMTKNTISYGGCIAQIYFLTWCLGAELLLFTAMGYDRYAAICQPLHYSTIMSKTTCYLLASAVWAFSGINITINIVMTARLSFCGPNVIDHFFCEIPPLLPLSCSSTYGNNVMVVVADMFFAIINFLLILLSYGLIISSILKIRTKEGKKRAFSTCSSHLIVATMYYCTIIYIYILPGLGQSLQEGKVASVFYTIVTPALNPLIYSLRNKDVKIALGKLCPCLMK from the coding sequence ATGGCTTCACAAAATCAGTCATCCGTGGCTGAGTTCATCTTacaaagtttctctgataatcCTCGCattcaaattttgattttcattctcttcttaggACTTTTTATAGTGGCATTCACAGGTAACTCACTCATTATTCTTGTGATTACTCTAAATCCAGGCCTCCATACTcccatgtattttttccttgtaaATTTGGCCTTGTTGGATGTTCTCTCCACCTCCACTGTGGTGCCTAAATTGCTACAGAACCTAATGACTAAGAACACCATCTCCTATGGTGGTTGTATAGCTCAGATATATTTCCTAACTTGGTGTCTGGGGGCTGAACTCTTGCTTTTCACAGCCATGGGGTATGATAGATATGCAGCCATCTGCCAGCCCCTCCATTACAGCACTATTATGAGCAAGACAACTTGCTACCTCTTAGCATCTGCAGTATGGGCTTTCAGTGGGatcaatataacaataaatattgtTATGACTGCTCGCTTATCTTTCTGTGGACCCAACGTCATTGATCATTTCTTTTGCGAGATTCCTCCATTATTACCTCTCTCCTGTTCCTCAACCTATGGTAACAATGTAATGGTAGTTGTGGCAGATATGTTCTTTGCTATTATCAATTTTCTGCTTATCCTGCTGTCCTATGGCTTAATTATCTCCAGCATCTTGAAGATCCGgaccaaagaaggaaagaagagagcatTTTCCACGTGTTCCTCCCATCTTATTGTGGCCACTATGTATTATTGTACcataatttatatctatattcttcctggtttaggtcaGTCTCTGCAGGAGGGCAAAGTAGCTTCAGTGTTTTATACCATAGTAACCCCAGCTTTGAACCCTCTCATCTATTCCCTGAGAAACAAGGATGTGAAAATAGCACTTGGAAAATTATGTCCATGCCttatgaaatag